From Macadamia integrifolia cultivar HAES 741 unplaced genomic scaffold, SCU_Mint_v3 scaffold1548, whole genome shotgun sequence, one genomic window encodes:
- the LOC122064157 gene encoding kunitz trypsin inhibitor 5-like, whose translation MKIQSILVQLLMIIAFLLQLEAMAQPHNLCEAVLDTDGNELQPGIPYYIVSAIRGGHGGGLSIGIRARSSSRTPIVKQHSHGMNFGSPVIFSPSPYPSGKPAGIQSLREVPSTPSSSQEMTIHESTNLNIKFMEMPGVWQVNESGRDRYVTLEGKPGQPGESTVKNWFKFQRFDESSPTYRIRYCPGVCHSCHVTCGDIGITKEHGTRWLSVSKRGEFPFVFIKASNYNEAN comes from the coding sequence ATGAAGATCCAATCCATCCTTGTTCAGCTCTTGATGATCATTGCCTTCCTTCTCCAGTTGGAGGCCATGGCCCAGCCTCACAATCTATGTGAAGCTGTGCTCGATACCGACGGCAACGAGCTCCAACCGGGCATTCCATACTACATTGTCTCCGCCATTCGTGGTGGCCATGGTGGTGGGTTATCCATTGGGATACGGGCGAGATCTAGCTCTCGCACCCCTATCGTCAAACAACACTCTCATGGCATGAACTTTGGGTCACCcgttatcttctctccatcgcCCTATCCATCGGGAAAGCCGGCCGGAATTCAATCTCTTAGGGAAGTCCCAAGCACTCCATCTTCATCCCAAGAGATGACCATCCACGAATCGACCAACTTGAACATCAAATTCATGGAAATGCCAGGAGTATGGCAGGTCAATGAATCGGGTCGGGATAGGTACGTGACATTGGAAGGCAAACCGGGTCAACCAGGTGAATCGACAGTGAAGAACTGGTTCAAGTTCCAGCGGTTCGATGAATCGAGTCCTACATATCGGATCAGATACTGCCCCGGCGTGTGCCACTCATGTCATGTCACGTGTGGTGACATTGGAATTACGAAGGAGCATGGGACCCGGTGGCTGTCGGTTTCGAAACGTGGAGAGTTCCCATTCGTGTTTATAAAAGCAAGTAATTACAATGAGGCTAACTAG